A window of Plasmodium malariae genome assembly, chromosome: 5 contains these coding sequences:
- the PmUG01_05028600 gene encoding conserved protein, unknown function translates to MVKKYSEWLSRDYDKLRKKLKEEKREELIPPSCSSYERYLYNCVKNNDYKDLIIADVIYENKKKVLCIGEGNLSFSTLLQRNLQQCKVVATSMEDPIKLETNYGKNFKKNLKILESFGGIYLPNINVETVDKHFLKNTFDIIVFNFPFVLVTDEFIQTKWGYKMGKDINKDINKDMYKDINKDINKDMYKDMHKDMHSKMDSNNYIKYYKKAEYYLLDKMFYYLFKNSSILLKDKGFLHLRVNDKYLTCRFLNEHSLSFIQRVNFYNSYNIYKSLKYIPSMYNSSFSNDNNNTKKKKNIVFTSNGKIFKSFSMKHTSTLVFQKN, encoded by the coding sequence ATGGTTAAAAAGTACAGCGAATGGTTGTCAAGGGACTACGATAAATTGAGAAAGAAGTTGAAGGAGGAGAAGAGGGAAGAACTGATTCCCCCTTCGTGTAGTAGTTATGaaagatatttatataactgtGTAAAGAATAACGATTATAAAGACCTAATAATAGCGGatgttatatatgaaaataagaaaaaagtattatgTATAGGTGAGGGTAATTTATCTTTTAGTACATTACTACAAAGGAATTTACAACAATGCAAAGTGGTGGCTACATCAATGGAAGACCCtataaaattagaaacaaattatggaaaaaattttaaaaaaaatttaaaaatattagaatcCTTTGGAGGTATATACTTaccaaatataaatgtagaaACAGTGGATAagcattttttgaaaaatacgTTTGAcataattgtttttaatttcccATTTGTATTAGTAACTGATGAGTTTATACAAACGAAATGGGGATACAAAATGGGTAAAGATATTAATAAAGATATTAATAAAGATATGTATAAAGATATTAATAAAGATATTAATAAAGATATGTATAAAGATATGCATAAAGATATGCATAGCAAAATGGATAGtaacaattatattaaatattataaaaaggcTGAGTATTATTTGTTGGACAAGATGTTTTAttacttatttaaaaattcgtCAATTTTGTTAAAAGATAAAGGGTTTTTACATTTGAGAGTGAACGACAAGTATTTAACATGCCGTTTCTTAAACGAACACTCCCTATCATTTATACAAAGAGTTAATTTTTACAACTCAtacaatatttataagtctttaaaatatattccatCTATGTACAATTCGAGTTTTTccaatgataataataacacaaaaaaaaaaaaaaatattgtttttacaTCCAATGGCAAGATTTTCAAAAGTTTTAGTATGAAACATACGTCAACGTTggtttttcaaaaaaattga
- the PmUG01_05028700 gene encoding arsenical pump-driving ATPase, putative: protein MSGSESESDACSVSIKSSEISDEEYEKNLNKLIENETLNWIFVGGKGGVGKTTTSCSIAIQLSKKRESVLLISTDPAHNTSDAFNQKFTNQPTLVKSFTNLYCMEIDTTFAESTAFKLNKKEFFDNIIPELLQSFPGIDEALCFAELMQSIKNMKYSVIVFDTAPTGHTLRLLAFPDLLKKALGYLINLREKLQGTLNVLKSLTNNEMELEGLYEKINHLNAMSISIQSNFQNPLKTTFVCVCIPEFLSVYETERLIQELTKKSISCYNIVVNQVVFPLESPMVDLNHCESLLTQIKDKNVETTFNNLILKTKELQDVYISRRKLQTKYLKQIKTLYGSDFHIVCMPQLKNEIRGLDSLSAFSEMLLQSKEIPIYN, encoded by the coding sequence atgaGCGGGTCCGAATCAGAATCAGATGCATGCTCTGTAAGTATAAAGAGCAGTGAGATAAGCGATGAAGAATATGAAAAGAatttgaataaattaattgAAAATGAAACATTAAATTGGATATTTGTAGGAGGAAAAGGAGGAGTAGGTAAAACAACTACATCTTGTTCTATAGCAATACAATTAtctaaaaaaagagaatcagttttattaatatctaCAGATCCTGCACATAATACAAGTGATGCTTTTAACCAAAAATTTACAAACCAACCAACACTTGTAAAATCGTTTACTAATTTATATTGTATGGAAATAGATACGACATTTGCAGAGAGTACAGCTTTtaaattgaataaaaaagaattttttgataatataattCCTGAGTTATTACAAAGTTTTCCAGGTATTGATGAAGCATTATGTTTTGCAGAATTAATGCaatcaataaaaaatatgaaatactCAGTAATTGTTTTTGATACAGCACCTACTGGACATACACTTAGACTATTAGCTTTTCcagatttattaaaaaaagcattAGGTTATCTAATAAACCTTAGAGAAAAATTACAAGGAACTCTGAATGTATTAAAGAGTCTTACCAATAATGAAATGGAACTAGAAGGATTATATGAAAAGATTAATCATCTTAATGCTATGTCTATTAGTATTCAATCAAATTTTCAAAATCCGTTAAAAACAACATTTGTATGTGTTTGTATTCCAGAATTTTTAAGTGTATATGAAACTGAAAGGTTAATACAAgagttaacaaaaaaaagtatcTCGTGTTATAATATTGTAGTTAATCAAGTTGTTTTCCCTTTAGAATCTCCCATGGTTGACTTAAACCATTGTGAATCCTTACTAACACaaattaaagataaaaatgtgGAAACAACTTTTAATaatcttattttaaaaacaaaagaactGCAAGATGTGTATATTTCCAGGAGAAAATTACAAACCAAGTAccttaaacaaataaaaactCTCTATGGTTCTGATTTCCACATTGTATGTATGCCTCAgctaaaaaatgaaataagagGCCTAGACAGCCTATCCGCCTTTTCAGAAATGCTCCTGCAGTCGAAGGAAATACCAATATACAACTGA
- the PmUG01_05028500 gene encoding conserved Plasmodium protein, unknown function, with the protein MNSTRDDKIISMNNEHTKKKKKKKKKKEYTNKITNFFKVIKSNVKGNELILSSTCKNNDYSGGGSSNSSSSNSSSSNSNSNSSSSSSSSSSSNTRSAPRRHKLSTYDHGVKETVLKKGGDNEEIRETPFRKDNNNLTNDKSNNYSNYVCNYGINNDKSKKKEDFHFPEETKNRNSNSGERLQSKEEGKTDNVEANPQYPTTTLIYDKDKLSSVLSTEVKRTTTWGTLFKRNKSENIAGEEERPAEKSLDCIEGRLASAKGINCEEQTAKKGKRGRKRKNDGNNAKRIMKKAEEGIYGYINNSGNIRNNNSYTGEIINTVEHESNYTYDEKNIGEREQTAQSQIMASPNKGNRTTKTRKVSLVNCFGNDIEITVNVNQEGSNTEESTSTSSENSFMCLKNREKGDKSGRKGDAHNNQGKQNGASHKSSHDFDCGELKAAYKRNSISDWENYSQKNLFSKRGNQQKGKRTNSQRNDDKTVTSRGLLIEKNKKKINKKENIKGSIKENKHPYNNNMLNCQNDADENMKMLASDNALDIQSTEMKRSIFGRNSCFGVEINREDKEQPSNKNQRRSCVYIRGAATSFKMKDGNKACEILHLSNTPSVRDEERKRKEEAREWGLHGESEMASTTTTYNAPFAAPHAVMNGNKRNENEGCDNSANSFYQVHENMQEKLTCIKNSFKLNDNVKDILVEKRKIRILKILNKDYFERECNESNTSVNSRNGQKNKTHNFSELFRDYSNKPYTFFIAGEFVFFSNFALTKKLKDVGYSVTNNLRRSNAVVLGHDVSEDILKKMTSFNGPIFNEKGILLHLQIDFLKCMNMFIPRNEYNGKKFKFLFNDTNINNVPIFLINNRLKRIFKIIDDLISQINISTTTSDRNIILINLRKKLNNLFLFLHIAKGKFKSDIDSLMNYYKRLYSITAPLNESNYDRYVLFFKNISNILSKCSINKGLLAWSSGSTPIVDAGVCRELEFLRSENGVNVHAPKVLGEVPTKITSRLVNQAVIHVVDQQVSQPVSQVINHPDVQSINHLYSRSYSHSYSHSYSQSSRQSSRQSCTEYCPKPCNKTSGELNGHLRKFHPFSGEEPTSDDILNGGEDSSSDYISVDDNLMEPNELSERSNCGNCGNCGNCSNCSNCGNCGNCGNCGNCGNCSNCSNCGNCGNCGNCGNCGNCGNCGNCGNCGNCSNCGNCGNCSNCGNCGNCKYREESSEEKEVNGHLHLEDKKIKENIRKSEKLKKITNLWSVFFRPNSLYEVAGHKNEIIKLYRILKRRFPDCSNDAKGHNARTGERKGSSPNRKKEVHLSNPSNIIFIMYPPNCAVKRVVELICYACDLFPIYENKVQKYKNINYFFKYTHGLKAISIYNANKLDKSSMYELNSRNNVCICLYEDKNYIINAHNNSSLPLLENINHILIKFSYPHKKALFYRCFAVSSCVLKNIQKKTLKILFKTCRLKNFSYSVESLFNKMHLIHTYVNFIKNRSFHPNAQSCVEGKESTVQSVPSVLPSDHLERSSMVSTGQVSNDHVRSNPVYTMHVSSIHVRNSHLSDGCPRGVKQEQVINTSEELFHPNNVIHEYIKNHILNRFFLNNYEEIEYDILEGNKSIPICELSTTEKLHQLNHDYYFYRGFDIDEIEEVVYDSYDKLYIQNKDIILNFNINKINSKVMEDKVDYMYMDERSKKKRQDILIKVLELFLYSSILIKSNHINISLIAIDMAVFWNTFLYMSPSYRTKSIMNRGKKEEKKKKKKRKRKYKQCDVQVDSSATNSNCDDVGSKYNDGSSYDNGSSQVNDNHYDNIAKNYCNHNKVNCYNNLFINQMKLKDQLKNKTEKCNKIFSEKIKKYKNLMLYFKCPFNFSSASVVYDILQNNKIVNFNAKKKIGAL; encoded by the coding sequence ATGAACAGCACAAGGGATGATAAGATCATAAGTATGAACAATGAGCacacaaagaaaaaaaaaaaaaaaaaaaaaaaaaaagagtatacaaacaaaataacaaacttctttaaagtaataaaaagtaatgtTAAAGGAAATGAATTAATTCTTTCGTCGacttgtaaaaataatgacTACAGTGGTGGtggtagtagtaatagtagcagtagtaatagtagcagtagtaatagtaatagtaatagtagtagtagtagtagtagtagtagtagtagtaataccAGGAGTGCACCTAGAAGACACAAACTAAGTACCTATGATCATGGTGTCAAAGAGACGGTTCTAAAAAAGGGCGGAGATAATGAAGAAATACGCGAAACACCTTTTAGGAAAGATAATAACAATCTTACTAATGATAAAAGTAATAACTACAGTAATTATGTTTGCAATTACGGCATTAATAACGAtaagagtaaaaaaaaagaagactTTCATTTCCCGGAAGAGACCAAAAATAGGAATTCTAACTCAGGAGAGAGGTTACAAAGTAAGGAAGAGGGAAAAACTGATAACGTAGAAGCGAATCCACAGTACCCCACCACAACCCTCATATACGATAAGGACAAACTTAGTTCTGTCTTATCAACAGAAGTAAAGAGGACAACCACCTGGGGAACACTCTTTAAAAGAAACAAGTCGGAAAACATTGCAGGGGAGGAGGAACGGCCAGCGGAAAAGTCATTGGACTGTATTGAGGGCAGATTGGCATCCGCGAAGGGTATAAACTGCGAGGAGCAAACCGCGAAAAAGGGAAAGCGCGGAAGGAAGAGGAAAAACGATGGAAATAATGCAAAAAGAATCATGAAGAAAGCAGAAGAGGgtatatatggatatataaataacagtGGTAACATAAGGAATAATAATTCTTACACAggtgaaattataaatacagTTGAACATGAGAGTAACTATACgtatgatgaaaaaaatataggcGAAAGAGAACAAACTGCACAAAGTCAAATAATGGCCTCTCCTAATAAAGGTAATAGAACAACAAAGACACGAAAAGTTTCACTAGTAAATTGTTTTGGAAATGATATCGAGATTACCGTAAATGTAAACCAGGAGGGTTCAAACACAGAGGAGAGCACCAGCACAAGCAGTGAAAACAGTTTTATGTGTCTTAAAAATAGGGAGAAGGGGGATAAGAGCGGACGTAAAGGAGATGCCCACAACAACCAAGGGAAACAAAATGGAGCTAGTCACAAGAGCTCCCATGATTTCGATTGCGGAGAGTTGAAGGCTGCCTACAAGAGAAATTCCATTTCGGATTGGGAAAATTACAGTCAGAAAAATTTGTTTTCAAAACGTGGAAATCAACAAAAGGGAAAAAGAACGAACTCCCAAAGGAATGATGATAAAACAGTCACATCGAGGGGTTTATtgattgaaaaaaataagaaaaagataaataaaaaagagaatataaAAGGAAGTATAAAAGAGAATAAGCACCCGTACAACAATAACATGCTAAATTGTCAAAATGACGCAGatgaaaatatgaagatGTTAGCATCTGATAATGCATTGGATATTCAAAGTACCGAGATGAAGAGAAGCATATTTGGGAGAAACAGTTGTTTTGGGGTAGAAATAAACAGAGAAGACAAGGAACAACCCAGTAATAAAAACCAGAGGAGgtcatgtgtatatataagggGGGCTGCCACTAgttttaaaatgaaagatGGGAATAAAGCGTGTGAAATTTTGCATCTTAGCAACACGCCTAGTGTAAGAGATGAAGAGAGGAAAAGGAAGGAAGAGGCTAGAGAGTGGGGACTGCATGGGGAAAGTGAAATGGCAAGTACTACTACAACTTATAACGCACCATTTGCTGCACCCCATGCCGTGATGAATGGTAACAAACGTAACGAGAACGAGGGATGCGACAACTCCGCAAACAGCTTTTACCAAGTGCACGAAAATATGCAGGAAAAATTAACATGCATTAAAAATAGTTTCAAGCTAAATGACAATGTGAAAGATATATTGGtagaaaaacgaaaaataagaatattaaaaatattgaataaaGACTATTTTGAGAGAGAATGCAATGAGAGTAACACAAGTGTGAATAGTAGAAATGgtcaaaaaaacaaaacccACAATTTTTCTGAATTGTTCAGGGATTATTCGAATAAACcatataccttttttattgCTGGAGAATTCGTGTTCTTTAGCAATTTTGCACTAACTAAAAAACTAAAAGATGTAGGGTATAGTGTAACTAATAACCTTCGAAGAAGTAATGCAGTAGTGTTAGGACATGATGTAAGTgaagatatattaaaaaaaatgacaagTTTTAATGGTcctatttttaatgaaaaaggtATTTTATTACACTTACAAATTGATTTCCTTAAATGTATGAACATGTTCATACCTAGGAATGAATATAATGGaaagaaatttaaatttCTCTTTAACGatactaatataaataatgttcctatatttttaattaataacagATTAAAACGTATCTTCAAAATAATTGATGACCTCATTAGTCAGATCAATATCTCCACTACTACATCCGAtcgtaatattattttaattaatctaagaaaaaagttaaacaatcttttcttatttttacacATTGCCAAGGGGAAATTTAAGTCTGACATAGATTCATTAATGAACTACTACAAGAGACTATACTCAATTACAGCACCCCTTAACGAGAGCAACTATGACAGATATGttcttttctttaaaaaCATATCTAACATCCTGTCGAAATGCTCTATTAACAAAGGCCTTCTAGCATGGTCAAGCGGTAGTACCCCTATAGTGGATGCGGGTGTGTGCAGGGAGTTGGAATTTTTAAGGAGTGAAAATGGGGTGAATGTTCACGCGCCGAAAGTGTTGGGGGAAGTTCCCACAAAGATAACAAGTCGATTGGTTAATCAAGCGGTTATCCATGTAGTTGACCAACAGGTTAGTCAACCGGTCAGTCAGGTTATTAATCATCCGGATGTCCAATCGATCAACCATTTGTATAGCCGTTCTTATAGCCATTCGTACAGCCATTCGTACAGCCAGTCATCCAGGCAGTCATCTAGGCAGTCATGTACGGAATACTGTCCGAAACCGTGCAACAAAACGAGTGGCGAGTTAAATGGGCATCTGAGAAAGTTTCACCCGTTCAGCGGGGAAGAACCAACATCAGATGATATACTGAATGGAGGGGAAGACTCATCTTCGGACTACATATCCGTTGATGATAACTTGATGGAACCGAACGAGTTAAGTGAGCGCAGTAATTGCGGTAATTGTGGTAATTGTGGTAATTGCAGTAATTGCAGTAATTGCGGTAATTGTGGTAATTGCGGTAATTGTGGTAATTGTGGTAATTGCAGTAATTGCAGTAATTGCGGTAATTGTGGTAATTGCGGTAATTGTGGTAATTGTGGTAATTGTGGTAATTGTGGTAATTGTGGTAATTGTGGTAATTGCAGTAATTGCGGTAATTGTGGTAATTGCAGTAATTGCGGTAATTGTGGTAATTGTAAGTACAGAGAAGAATCCAGTGAGGAAAAGGAGGTGAATGGACACTTGCACTTGGAAGACAAGAAAATTAAAGAGAATATTAGAAAAAgcgaaaaattgaaaaagatTACGAACCTGTGGAGTGTATTTTTTCGACCCAATAGTTTGTACGAAGTTGCTGgtcataaaaatgaaataatcaAATTGTACAGAATTTTGAAGAGGAGGTTCCCCGATTGTTCGAACGATGCTAAGGGACATAACGCTAGGACGGGAGAGCGTAAGGGCTCATCTCCtaatagaaaaaaggaaGTACACTTGAGTAATCCAAGTAacatcattttcattatgtATCCCCCTAACTGTGCAGTTAAAAGAGTAGTCGAGTTAATTTGCTATGCATGTGATTTATTCcctatatatgaaaataaggtacagaaatataaaaacataaattacttttttaaatatacacatgGACTAAAggctatatctatatataatgcaaATAAACTAGACAAGAGTTCAATGTACGAACTAAACAGTAGAAAtaatgtgtgtatatgtttatatgaagataaaaattatattattaatgctCATAATAATTCCAGTTTGCCCTTACTAGAGAATATTAATCATATCTTAATCAAATTCTCATATCCACATAAAAAAGCATTGTTCTATAGATGTTTTGCAGTCTCATCATGtgttcttaaaaatatacaaaaaaaaacattaaagattttatttaaaacatgtagattaaaaaatttctcCTATTCAGTTGAAAGCCTCTTCAATAAAATGCATTTGATACATACctatgtaaattttattaaaaataggaGTTTTCACCCAAATGCACAGTCATGTGTTGAGGGGAAGGAGTCCACTGTGCAAAGTGTACCGAGCGTTCTTCCCAGTGATCATCTTGAACGTTCAAGCATGGTTAGCACCGGTCAGGTTAGCAATGACCATGTAAGAAGCAACCCTGTTTATACCATGCACGTTAGCAGCATCCATGTTAGAAACAGCCATCTTAGCGACGGCTGCCCACGAGGAGTAAAGCAAGAGCAGGTAATAAACACGAGTGAGGAATTATTCCATCCCAATAATGTAATCCacgaatatataaaaaatcatatattgAACAggttttttctaaataattatgaagaaaTAGAATATGACATATTAGAGGGAAACAAGAGCATACCTATATGTGAATTAAGCACTACAGAAAAATTGCATCAGCTAAATcatgattattatttttatagagGTTTTGACATAGACGAAATAGAAGAAGTAGTGTATGATTCATATGATAAGCTATATATACAGAACAaagatataattttaaattttaatattaataaaataaacagtAAAGTGATGGAAGACAAAGTAGATTACATGTACATGGATGAAAggtccaaaaaaaaaagacaggATATACTTATAAAAGTGTTGGAGCTATTTTTATACTCttctattttaataaaatcaaaTCATATTAACATTTCTTTAATCGCTATCGACATGGCTGTTTTTTGGAACACGTTTCTATACATGAGCCCCTCGTATAGGACAAAAAGCATAATGAatagaggaaaaaaagaagaaaaaaaaaaaaaaaaaaaaaggaagagaaAATACAAGCAGTGCGATGTGCAAGTGGACAGTTCGGCCACTAACAGTAATTGCGATGATGTTGGTAGCAAATACAACGATGGAAGTAGCTACGATAACGGAAGTAGCCAGGTCAATGACAATCACTACGACAACATCGCCAAAAACTACTGTAACCACAACAAAGTCAATTGCTACAATAACCTATTCATTAACCAAATGAAACTAAAGGACCAATTGAAGAATAAAACAGAGAAGtgtaacaaaatattttctgagaaaataaaaaaatataaaaatctCATGCTATATTTCAAGTGTCCATTCAATTTCTCTTCAGCTAGTGTAGTTTACGACATTTTgcaaaacaataaaattgttAACTTTAATGCGAAGAAGAAAATAGGGGCTCTCTGA